The following are encoded together in the Bradyrhizobium sp. CCGUVB1N3 genome:
- a CDS encoding 3-keto-5-aminohexanoate cleavage protein: protein MASKVLGRKVIITCAVTGAIHTPSMSPALPVTPQEIADAAVEAAEAGAAIVHLHARNPETGQPDQSPEAFAPFLKIIKQRSNAVINLTTGGSPTMTVDERVRPAAVYKPEVASLNMGSMNFGFFGMLNRFKTFKHEWERKHVENKDIVFRNTFQDIEFVLKTLSETGTRFEFECYDTAHLYNLQYFLDQGLVKPPLFVQTVFGLQGGIGPHPEDVLHMKRTAERLFGDKFIWSVLGAGRHQLPIAAMAAAMGGNIRVGLEDSLWAAPGRMASSNAEQVRLARKIIEGLGLEVASSDEAREMLHLKGGDTLQV, encoded by the coding sequence ATGGCTAGCAAAGTATTGGGCCGCAAAGTCATCATCACCTGCGCCGTCACCGGCGCGATCCACACACCGTCGATGTCCCCTGCCCTGCCGGTGACGCCGCAGGAGATCGCGGACGCGGCGGTGGAAGCCGCCGAAGCGGGTGCGGCGATCGTGCATCTGCACGCGCGCAACCCCGAGACGGGCCAGCCGGACCAATCGCCGGAGGCCTTTGCGCCGTTCCTCAAGATCATCAAGCAGCGCTCCAACGCCGTGATCAACCTCACCACCGGCGGCTCGCCGACCATGACGGTGGACGAGCGCGTGCGGCCCGCCGCGGTCTACAAGCCGGAAGTGGCCTCGCTGAACATGGGCTCGATGAATTTCGGCTTCTTCGGCATGCTCAACCGCTTCAAGACCTTCAAGCATGAATGGGAACGCAAGCATGTCGAGAACAAGGACATCGTGTTCCGCAACACCTTCCAGGACATCGAGTTCGTGCTGAAGACGCTGTCGGAGACCGGAACCCGCTTCGAGTTCGAATGCTACGACACCGCGCACCTTTATAATCTCCAGTACTTCCTCGATCAGGGCCTGGTGAAGCCGCCGCTGTTCGTTCAGACCGTGTTCGGCCTGCAGGGCGGCATCGGCCCGCATCCCGAGGACGTGCTGCACATGAAGCGCACCGCGGAGCGGCTGTTCGGCGACAAGTTCATCTGGTCGGTGCTGGGCGCCGGACGGCATCAGCTTCCGATCGCGGCGATGGCCGCCGCCATGGGCGGCAACATCCGCGTCGGCCTCGAGGACTCGCTGTGGGCCGCGCCCGGCCGCATGGCCTCGTCGAATGCCGAGCAGGTCCGCCTCGCCCGCAAGATCATCGAGGGCCTCGGCCTCGAGGTCGCCAGCTCCGACGAGGCACGCGAGATGCTGCATCTGAAGGGCGGCGACACGCTGCAGGTGTGA
- a CDS encoding iron-containing alcohol dehydrogenase, translating into MHQGRVVFGAIEEVVFGHPAAGAILAQMDRLKANRAFLMVSGTLNRQTDEIQKIAQALGARCAGLFDAMPAHTPREAVIAAANAARDVRADLIVTVGGGSITDGAKAVQLCLANDIDSTADIERIRVRKGVAPEMNAPTVRQVSVPTTIAGGEFSAIAGVTDRSTHVKQMLRHPLVVPRATILDPAITVHTPEWLFLSTGIRAVDHCVEAICSRETHPYADAQSVKGLAMLADALPRVKANPSDLDARMDAQIGTWLSMGALAAGVPMGASHGIGYVLGAAYDVPHGYTSCIMLPAVMRWNAPDNAERQMIVAAAMGFPGRDAADVLDAFIRSLGMPRSLSEMRVLPEHFEAIAEQAMRTPWVPRNPRKIDTPAQVREILLLAA; encoded by the coding sequence GTGCATCAAGGGCGTGTCGTTTTCGGCGCGATCGAGGAGGTCGTGTTCGGCCATCCGGCCGCGGGCGCCATCCTGGCGCAGATGGATCGGTTGAAGGCGAACCGCGCCTTCCTGATGGTCTCGGGCACGCTCAACCGGCAGACCGACGAAATCCAGAAGATTGCGCAGGCGCTGGGCGCGCGCTGTGCGGGCCTGTTCGACGCCATGCCGGCGCACACGCCGCGCGAGGCGGTGATCGCGGCCGCCAATGCGGCGCGAGACGTGAGGGCGGACCTGATCGTGACCGTCGGCGGCGGCTCGATCACCGACGGCGCCAAGGCGGTGCAGCTCTGCCTTGCCAACGACATCGACAGCACCGCTGACATCGAGCGCATCCGCGTCCGCAAGGGCGTCGCGCCGGAGATGAACGCCCCGACGGTGCGCCAGGTCAGCGTGCCGACCACGATCGCCGGCGGCGAGTTCAGCGCGATCGCGGGGGTCACCGATCGCAGCACCCATGTGAAGCAGATGCTGCGCCATCCGCTGGTGGTGCCGCGCGCAACCATCCTCGATCCCGCCATCACCGTGCATACACCGGAATGGCTATTCCTCTCGACCGGCATCCGTGCCGTCGACCATTGCGTCGAGGCGATCTGCTCGCGCGAGACGCATCCCTATGCCGACGCGCAATCGGTGAAGGGGCTTGCGATGCTCGCGGACGCGCTGCCGCGGGTGAAGGCCAATCCTTCAGATCTCGACGCGCGGATGGATGCGCAGATCGGTACCTGGCTGTCGATGGGCGCGCTTGCGGCCGGCGTTCCCATGGGCGCGAGCCACGGCATCGGTTACGTGCTGGGCGCGGCCTACGACGTGCCTCATGGCTACACCTCCTGCATCATGCTGCCGGCAGTGATGCGCTGGAACGCGCCTGATAATGCCGAGCGCCAGATGATCGTCGCAGCCGCCATGGGCTTTCCCGGCAGAGATGCCGCCGACGTGCTGGATGCCTTCATCCGCTCGCTGGGCATGCCGCGCAGCCTTTCCGAGATGCGCGTCTTGCCGGAGCATTTTGAGGCCATCGCCGAGCAGGCGATGCGCACGCCCTGGGTGCCGCGCAACCCGCGCAAGATCGATACACCCGCGCAAGTGCGCGAAATCCTGCTTCTCGCCGCATAA
- a CDS encoding alpha/beta hydrolase produces MSLLKWSLCAVGALALLLTAMIANPLERPPEMRSVSDSAKGIDWSTMPALERFQARDGTWLGYRHYVPKGQATGRGAVFIHGSSGSSGTVNHALTAALAARGVETWALDMRGHGGSGTRGDIGYVGQLEDDLVDFVALVRKTAPDLPLTLIGHSAGGGFSLRVAATPIMQDMFVRTVLLAPYLGYDAPTNKPHSGGWANADRPRFFGLAALRKLGIDCCSQLPVLAFAVPPNYEKILVSTYSDRLMRNFATRGYRIDLPNATHPLTIFGAADDEMMISDKYADAVQAVKPSVDVKVLEGINHMGIVTNPKAVSVIAEDVATRGAGQS; encoded by the coding sequence TTGAGCCTGCTGAAATGGAGCCTGTGTGCGGTCGGCGCCCTCGCGCTGCTGCTGACCGCGATGATTGCGAACCCGCTGGAGCGGCCGCCCGAGATGCGCTCCGTCTCGGACTCCGCCAAGGGTATCGACTGGTCCACGATGCCGGCGCTGGAGCGCTTTCAGGCCCGCGACGGTACCTGGCTGGGCTACCGGCATTACGTGCCGAAGGGGCAGGCGACGGGCCGCGGCGCGGTCTTCATCCACGGCTCCTCCGGCTCAAGCGGCACCGTCAATCACGCGCTGACGGCGGCGCTCGCCGCGCGCGGAGTGGAGACGTGGGCGCTCGACATGCGCGGTCACGGCGGCTCCGGCACACGCGGCGATATCGGCTATGTCGGCCAGCTCGAGGACGACCTCGTCGATTTCGTCGCACTCGTTCGCAAGACCGCGCCGGACCTGCCGCTCACTTTGATCGGCCATTCCGCCGGCGGCGGCTTCTCGCTGCGCGTCGCCGCGACGCCGATCATGCAGGACATGTTCGTGCGCACGGTGCTGCTGGCGCCCTACCTCGGCTATGACGCACCCACCAACAAGCCGCATTCCGGTGGCTGGGCCAATGCCGACCGGCCGCGCTTCTTCGGACTCGCGGCTCTGCGCAAGCTTGGCATCGACTGCTGCTCGCAGCTTCCGGTGCTCGCCTTCGCTGTGCCACCGAATTACGAGAAGATCCTCGTCTCTACCTATTCCGACCGCCTGATGCGCAACTTCGCCACTCGCGGCTATCGCATCGACCTGCCCAACGCGACGCACCCGCTGACGATCTTTGGCGCCGCCGACGATGAGATGATGATCTCGGACAAATATGCTGACGCCGTGCAGGCGGTGAAGCCCTCGGTCGACGTCAAGGTCCTCGAAGGCATCAACCACATGGGCATCGTCACCAATCCGAAGGCGGTCTCGGTGATCGCCGAAGATGTGGCAACACGCGGAGCCGGCCAGTCATGA
- the xseA gene encoding exodeoxyribonuclease VII large subunit: MPSAEPLLNTPEFTVSELSLSLKRTVEDTYGHVRVRGEISGFRGAHSSGHCYFALKDESAKIEAVIWKGVHGRMRFKPQEGLEVIATGKLTTYPGSSKYQIVIEALEPAGIGALMALMEERKKKLAAEGLFDEARKQLLPWLPEVIGVVTSPTGAVIRDILHRLEDRFPRRVLVWPVKVQGEGSAEQIAAAIRGFNALPEGGKIPRPDVLIVARGGGSLEDLWSFNEEIVVRAAAESMIPLISAVGHETDITLIDFAADKRAPTPTAAAEMAVPVRSDLFVEVADLARRTRACWQRGQESRRNELRAAARALPAASDLLAIPRQRLDSAGAALPRGLKANTHAHFRRFAAAGARLTLRVLHGQIAQADHRLTVCGERLGLSARSLLRRRRDRFAGLEVRLRASKLSNAQAQRNAIARQRERTHRLSERASRALTTLLQRLDARVENSGKLLSALSYRGVLARGFALVRDEAGHPVHAADAIGPAARLEIEFADGRVGATADEDRPAPEAHAQPKAAPREAKPAPKRVAKPVDQGSLF; the protein is encoded by the coding sequence ATGCCTTCAGCGGAACCCCTGCTCAACACACCCGAATTCACCGTCTCCGAGCTCTCGCTGTCCCTGAAGCGGACGGTGGAGGACACCTATGGCCACGTCCGGGTCCGCGGCGAGATCTCCGGCTTTCGCGGCGCGCATTCCTCCGGGCACTGCTATTTCGCGCTCAAGGACGAGAGCGCCAAGATCGAGGCGGTGATCTGGAAGGGCGTCCACGGGCGGATGCGCTTCAAGCCGCAGGAGGGGCTCGAGGTCATCGCGACCGGCAAGCTCACCACCTATCCCGGCTCCTCGAAGTACCAGATCGTGATCGAGGCGCTGGAGCCGGCCGGCATCGGCGCGCTGATGGCGCTGATGGAGGAGCGCAAGAAGAAGCTCGCCGCCGAAGGCCTGTTCGACGAGGCGCGCAAGCAGCTGCTGCCCTGGCTGCCGGAGGTGATCGGCGTCGTCACATCGCCGACCGGCGCCGTGATCCGCGACATCCTGCATCGCCTCGAGGACCGCTTTCCCCGCCGCGTGCTGGTGTGGCCGGTCAAGGTGCAGGGCGAAGGCTCGGCCGAGCAGATCGCGGCTGCGATCCGCGGCTTCAACGCGCTGCCGGAGGGCGGCAAGATTCCGCGGCCGGACGTCTTGATCGTGGCGCGCGGCGGCGGCTCGCTCGAGGATCTCTGGTCGTTCAACGAGGAGATCGTGGTGCGGGCGGCCGCCGAGAGCATGATCCCGCTGATCTCGGCCGTCGGCCACGAGACCGACATCACGCTGATCGATTTCGCCGCCGACAAGCGCGCGCCGACACCGACGGCGGCGGCCGAGATGGCCGTGCCGGTGCGCAGCGATCTGTTCGTCGAGGTCGCCGATCTCGCCCGCCGCACCCGCGCCTGCTGGCAACGCGGCCAGGAAAGCCGCCGCAACGAGCTGCGCGCCGCGGCGCGCGCCCTGCCCGCGGCAAGCGACCTCCTGGCGATCCCGCGGCAGCGACTGGACTCCGCAGGCGCCGCGCTGCCCCGCGGGCTCAAGGCCAACACGCATGCGCATTTCCGCCGTTTCGCCGCGGCCGGCGCGCGACTGACATTGCGGGTGCTACATGGCCAGATCGCACAGGCCGATCATCGCCTCACGGTGTGCGGCGAACGGCTCGGCCTGTCCGCGCGATCCTTGTTACGACGGCGGCGCGACCGCTTTGCCGGGCTCGAGGTTCGCTTGCGTGCCTCAAAGCTCTCCAACGCGCAGGCGCAGCGCAATGCGATTGCCCGCCAGCGCGAGCGCACCCATCGCCTTTCCGAGCGCGCGAGCCGCGCGCTGACGACGCTGTTGCAGCGGCTCGATGCGCGTGTGGAAAACAGCGGCAAGCTGCTCTCCGCGCTGTCCTACCGCGGCGTGCTCGCCCGCGGCTTTGCGCTGGTGCGCGATGAGGCCGGACATCCCGTGCACGCCGCGGATGCGATCGGCCCGGCGGCGCGGCTCGAGATCGAGTTCGCGGATGGACGGGTTGGTGCGACGGCGGATGAAGATCGGCCGGCGCCTGAGGCACACGCCCAGCCCAAGGCGGCGCCGCGTGAGGCGAAGCCCGCGCCGAAGCGCGTGGCCAAGCCGGTGGATCAGGGCAGTTTGTTTTAG
- a CDS encoding SDR family oxidoreductase: MDLDIKGLRVLVTAGAGGIGLAIARRFLAEGAKVHVCDVDEMALAALANSDPAITRSQCDVSDRAAVKAMFDEAVRALGGLDVLVNNAGIAGPTAKVEEMNPEDWDRCVEVCLTGQFNCTRLAVPLLRESRNASIVNISSAAGKVGFAMRTPYAAAKWGVIGLTKSLAIELGPDKIRVNAILPGLVAGDRQRRVLEAKAQQRGISYAEMERIAFSYTSIKDYVTPEQIADQILFMASPRGRTISGQAISICGDTQMLG, encoded by the coding sequence ATGGATCTCGACATCAAGGGGTTGCGCGTATTGGTGACCGCGGGAGCGGGCGGCATAGGGCTTGCAATTGCCCGTCGCTTCCTCGCCGAAGGCGCAAAGGTGCATGTCTGCGATGTCGACGAGATGGCGCTTGCCGCGCTTGCGAACAGCGATCCCGCCATCACGCGCTCGCAATGCGACGTCTCTGATCGCGCCGCGGTGAAGGCGATGTTCGACGAGGCGGTCCGCGCGCTCGGCGGGCTGGATGTGCTCGTCAACAACGCCGGCATCGCCGGCCCGACCGCGAAGGTCGAGGAGATGAACCCGGAGGACTGGGACCGCTGCGTCGAGGTCTGCCTCACCGGCCAGTTCAACTGCACGCGGCTCGCGGTGCCGCTGCTGCGCGAGAGCAGGAACGCCTCGATCGTCAACATCTCGTCCGCTGCCGGAAAGGTCGGCTTCGCCATGCGCACGCCATATGCGGCGGCGAAGTGGGGCGTCATCGGCCTGACCAAATCGCTCGCGATCGAGCTCGGCCCCGACAAGATCCGCGTCAACGCGATCCTGCCTGGTCTCGTCGCCGGCGACCGCCAGCGCCGCGTGCTGGAAGCGAAGGCACAGCAGCGCGGCATCTCCTACGCCGAGATGGAGCGCATCGCGTTCTCCTACACCTCGATCAAGGACTACGTGACGCCTGAGCAGATCGCCGACCAGATCCTGTTCATGGCGAGCCCGCGCGGCCGCACGATCTCGGGCCAGGCGATCTCGATCTGCGGCGACACGCAGATGCTGGGGTAG
- a CDS encoding transcriptional regulator, producing MAELDDIIHQPLRLKIMAALNALPGATGLEFSRLKKLTGATDGNLGAHIETLAKAGYVSVDKAFVGKKPQTTVTATAAGRGAFARHVATLQEIIAGRQG from the coding sequence ATGGCCGAGCTTGACGACATCATCCACCAGCCGCTGCGGCTCAAGATCATGGCGGCGCTGAACGCGCTGCCGGGGGCGACAGGCCTGGAATTCTCCCGCCTCAAGAAGCTGACCGGCGCCACCGACGGTAATTTGGGCGCGCATATCGAAACATTGGCCAAAGCTGGCTACGTCTCGGTGGACAAGGCCTTTGTCGGCAAGAAGCCGCAGACCACCGTCACCGCTACCGCCGCAGGGCGCGGCGCGTTCGCAAGGCATGTGGCGACGTTGCAGGAGATCATTGCGGGGAGGCAGGGCTAG
- a CDS encoding DUF2093 domain-containing protein — protein sequence MLNKFGPSGHGEAQVQYLDGDFRVISPGTYVRCAVTDTRIPLDELKYWSVDLQEAYAQPTAVLQRHFPRALKSQT from the coding sequence GTGCTGAACAAGTTCGGCCCCTCGGGCCATGGCGAAGCGCAGGTGCAATATCTGGACGGCGATTTCCGCGTGATCTCGCCGGGGACTTACGTGCGCTGCGCCGTGACCGACACGCGGATTCCGCTCGACGAGCTGAAATACTGGAGCGTCGACCTGCAAGAGGCCTACGCCCAACCGACCGCCGTGCTGCAACGGCATTTTCCGCGCGCGCTGAAATCGCAAACTTGA
- a CDS encoding ABC transporter substrate-binding protein has product MRSVIALAAMAALSVLTISTTTFADEGKQGGILRIYHRDSPANASIHEGATYSVNIPFMPVFNNLVIYKQDVPQNSMDDIVPELAESWAWASDNKTLTFKLRQGVKWHDGKPFTSADVKCTFDMLMGKSQQKFRQNPRKAWYNEVNDVSTNGDFEVSFNLKRPQPSLLALLASGYTPVYPCHVSPGDMRTHPIGTGPFKFVEFKANESIKLTRNPDYWKKGRPYLDGIEFTIIPNRSTAILAFVAGKFDMTFPTHVSIPLVKDVKSQAPNAVCEVASTNVSTNIIVNSTAPPFDNIDIRRAMALALDRKAFISIMFEGQGDIGGTMLPPPAGVWGMPKEMLETIPGYGPDVNANREEAKKLMQKAGYGPDKHLPVKVSTRNINDYRDPAVILIDQLKSIYIDGELDVVETANWFPKVARKDYMLGLNLTGNAVDDPDQAFYENYSCGSERNYTNYCNKEIEKLFDEQSVETDLNKRKKLVWNIDKKLQEDVARPIIYHSRLGTCWQPYVKGVTIMVNSSYNGYRYEDVWLDK; this is encoded by the coding sequence ATGCGGAGCGTGATTGCGCTCGCCGCGATGGCGGCGCTATCTGTGCTGACGATCTCAACCACCACCTTTGCCGACGAGGGCAAGCAGGGCGGCATCCTGCGGATCTATCACCGCGACAGTCCCGCCAACGCCTCGATCCACGAAGGCGCGACCTATTCGGTCAACATTCCCTTCATGCCGGTCTTCAACAATCTCGTCATCTACAAGCAGGACGTACCGCAGAACAGCATGGACGATATCGTCCCCGAGCTCGCCGAGAGCTGGGCCTGGGCGAGCGACAACAAGACGCTGACCTTCAAGCTGCGCCAGGGCGTCAAATGGCACGACGGCAAGCCGTTCACCTCGGCCGACGTCAAATGCACCTTCGACATGCTGATGGGCAAGTCGCAGCAGAAGTTCCGACAAAATCCGCGCAAGGCCTGGTACAACGAGGTCAATGATGTCTCGACCAATGGCGATTTCGAGGTCTCGTTCAACCTGAAGCGGCCTCAGCCCTCGCTGCTGGCGCTGCTCGCCTCCGGCTATACGCCGGTCTATCCCTGCCACGTCTCGCCGGGTGACATGCGCACCCATCCGATCGGCACCGGGCCGTTCAAGTTCGTCGAGTTCAAGGCCAATGAATCGATCAAGCTGACCCGCAATCCCGACTATTGGAAGAAGGGCCGGCCCTATCTCGACGGCATCGAGTTCACCATCATCCCGAACCGCTCGACCGCGATCCTCGCTTTCGTCGCCGGCAAGTTCGACATGACCTTCCCGACGCACGTCTCGATCCCGCTGGTGAAGGACGTCAAGTCGCAGGCGCCGAATGCAGTCTGCGAGGTCGCGTCGACCAACGTCTCGACCAACATTATCGTCAATTCGACGGCGCCGCCGTTCGACAACATCGACATCCGCCGTGCCATGGCGCTTGCGCTGGATCGCAAGGCCTTCATCTCCATCATGTTCGAGGGACAGGGCGACATCGGCGGCACCATGCTGCCTCCGCCGGCAGGCGTCTGGGGCATGCCCAAGGAGATGCTCGAGACCATTCCCGGCTACGGCCCCGACGTGAACGCCAATCGCGAGGAAGCGAAGAAGCTGATGCAGAAGGCGGGCTATGGTCCGGACAAGCACCTCCCGGTCAAGGTCTCGACCCGCAACATCAATGACTATCGTGACCCTGCCGTTATCCTCATCGATCAGCTCAAGAGCATCTACATCGACGGCGAACTCGATGTGGTGGAGACCGCCAACTGGTTTCCGAAGGTCGCGCGCAAGGACTACATGCTCGGACTCAATCTCACCGGCAATGCCGTCGACGACCCCGACCAGGCCTTCTACGAAAACTATTCCTGCGGGTCGGAGCGCAACTACACCAACTACTGCAACAAGGAGATCGAAAAGCTGTTCGACGAGCAGTCGGTGGAGACCGACCTGAACAAGCGCAAGAAGCTGGTCTGGAACATCGACAAGAAGCTGCAGGAGGACGTCGCCCGGCCCATCATCTACCACAGCCGCTTGGGCACCTGCTGGCAGCCTTACGTCAAGGGCGTTACCATCATGGTGAATAGCTCCTATAATGGCTATCGCTACGAAGACGTATGGCTGGACAAATAG
- a CDS encoding dienelactone hydrolase family protein has protein sequence MRLRFTVLFAMLLMSAARAAPAPQAIEIPLGSGTLHAQLYKPDGEGPFPTVIALHGCGGLGSHSDPVLPRYRDWAEQLLKAGNAVLWPDSYGSREAGPQCRVKDVRVKARRERVADIAAARTWLMKQPWVARDRVSLIGWANGASALLWAVRPQNAGRDGAPDFRAAIAFYPDCRISAGLGWSTRVPTLLLIGGKDDISSPPACRQMVDGAYGRSALARIVVYPGAYHDFDRANLPLHAPATTPDVATPDRGHVGTDTEAREDSQKQVAEWLAR, from the coding sequence ATGCGCCTTCGATTCACCGTTCTCTTCGCAATGCTCCTGATGTCGGCCGCGCGCGCCGCGCCCGCGCCGCAGGCGATCGAGATTCCGCTTGGCTCAGGGACACTGCACGCGCAGCTCTACAAGCCTGACGGCGAGGGCCCGTTTCCGACCGTGATCGCGCTGCATGGCTGCGGCGGTCTCGGCAGCCATTCCGATCCCGTGCTGCCGCGTTACCGCGACTGGGCCGAGCAACTGCTCAAGGCCGGCAATGCAGTGCTGTGGCCCGACAGCTACGGCTCGCGCGAAGCGGGACCGCAATGTCGCGTCAAGGACGTGCGCGTCAAGGCGCGGCGCGAGCGCGTCGCCGACATCGCTGCGGCGCGCACCTGGCTGATGAAGCAGCCTTGGGTGGCGCGTGATCGCGTCAGCCTGATCGGCTGGGCCAATGGTGCCAGCGCGCTGCTCTGGGCCGTGCGTCCGCAGAACGCCGGCCGCGACGGCGCGCCGGACTTTCGCGCCGCGATTGCGTTCTATCCGGACTGCCGCATCTCGGCGGGGCTCGGCTGGAGCACGCGCGTACCGACGCTGCTCCTGATCGGCGGCAAGGACGACATCTCCTCGCCGCCGGCCTGCCGCCAGATGGTGGACGGGGCCTACGGCCGCAGCGCGCTGGCGCGCATCGTGGTCTATCCCGGCGCCTATCACGATTTCGACCGCGCCAACCTGCCACTGCATGCGCCGGCCACGACCCCCGACGTGGCAACGCCCGATCGCGGCCATGTCGGCACCGACACCGAGGCCCGCGAGGATTCGCAGAAGCAGGTCGCGGAGTGGCTGGCGCGGTGA
- a CDS encoding AMP-binding protein, with translation MYTGTHARLRPLQPAFIMAGTGETVTYRELDARSNRLAHLFRKQGLKRLDHYAIFMENNARYLEACSAGERSGLYFTCVNSFLTPSELAYILTNSQSRILITSAAKLDIAREALKDCPKVELCVVADGPGESDRIVGLEQATAGLPKTPIADEWLGTAMLYSSGTTGRPKGILRPLAEEPPRHNMPLFDFLTKLWHYREGMVYLSPAPLYHSAPQAAVNLTIRMGGTVIIMESFDPERYLQLVEQWGITHTQLVPTMFSRLLKLPEEVRARHDLSSLEIAIHAAAPCPALVKDDMIKWWGPIIHEYYGATEGLGFTACNTEEWLAHRGTVGKVLLGDLHILDENMKECPTGTAGTVWFKTASAFEYFNDPEKTKEARSADGSMSTVGDVGYVDEDRFLYLTDRATFMIISGGVNIYPQECENLLITHPKVADAAVFGVPHADLGEEVKAVVQPMPGVVPGPALSEELITFCAKSLSRQKVPRSVDFEKELPRLPTGKLYKRLLRDRYWGNKTSRIV, from the coding sequence ATGTACACAGGTACGCATGCCCGCCTACGCCCGCTGCAGCCCGCCTTCATCATGGCCGGCACGGGCGAGACCGTCACCTATCGCGAGCTCGATGCGCGCAGCAACCGGCTGGCGCATCTGTTTCGCAAGCAAGGCTTGAAGCGGCTCGACCACTACGCGATCTTCATGGAGAACAATGCGCGCTATCTCGAAGCCTGCAGCGCGGGCGAGCGGTCGGGACTTTATTTTACTTGCGTCAATTCGTTCCTCACGCCGAGCGAGCTCGCCTACATCCTCACCAACAGCCAGTCGCGCATTCTCATCACCTCGGCGGCCAAGCTCGACATCGCGCGCGAAGCGCTGAAGGACTGCCCGAAGGTCGAGCTCTGCGTCGTCGCCGATGGACCCGGCGAGAGCGACCGTATCGTTGGGCTGGAGCAGGCGACGGCAGGCCTGCCGAAGACGCCGATCGCCGACGAATGGCTGGGCACGGCGATGCTCTATTCGTCAGGCACGACGGGACGGCCGAAGGGCATCTTGCGGCCACTGGCGGAGGAGCCGCCGCGGCACAATATGCCGCTGTTCGATTTTCTCACGAAGCTTTGGCACTACCGCGAGGGCATGGTCTATCTGTCGCCGGCGCCGCTCTATCACTCGGCGCCGCAGGCCGCGGTCAATCTCACGATCCGCATGGGCGGCACCGTGATCATCATGGAGAGTTTTGACCCCGAGCGTTACCTCCAGCTCGTGGAGCAATGGGGCATCACCCATACCCAGCTCGTGCCGACGATGTTCTCGCGCCTGCTGAAGCTGCCGGAGGAGGTGCGCGCCCGCCACGACCTGTCCTCGCTCGAGATCGCGATCCATGCCGCGGCGCCCTGCCCGGCGCTGGTGAAGGACGACATGATCAAATGGTGGGGCCCGATCATCCACGAATATTACGGCGCGACCGAAGGTCTCGGCTTCACCGCCTGCAATACCGAAGAGTGGCTCGCCCATCGCGGCACCGTCGGCAAGGTGCTCCTCGGCGACCTGCATATTCTCGACGAGAACATGAAGGAGTGCCCGACCGGAACTGCCGGCACGGTGTGGTTCAAGACGGCCTCGGCCTTTGAATATTTCAACGATCCCGAGAAGACAAAGGAAGCGCGCTCGGCCGATGGTAGCATGAGCACGGTCGGCGACGTCGGCTATGTCGACGAGGACCGCTTCCTCTATCTCACCGACCGCGCCACCTTCATGATCATCTCGGGCGGCGTGAACATCTATCCGCAGGAATGCGAGAATCTGCTGATCACCCATCCGAAGGTCGCGGACGCCGCGGTGTTCGGCGTCCCCCATGCCGATCTTGGCGAAGAGGTGAAGGCGGTGGTGCAGCCGATGCCCGGCGTGGTGCCAGGGCCTGCGCTCTCCGAGGAACTGATCACGTTCTGCGCCAAATCGCTGTCGCGGCAAAAGGTGCCGCGCTCGGTCGATTTCGAAAAGGAATTGCCGCGCCTGCCGACCGGAAAACTCTACAAGCGGCTGCTGCGGGACCGGTACTGGGGAAACAAGACGTCGCGGATTGTGTGA